Proteins encoded by one window of Bactrocera oleae isolate idBacOlea1 chromosome 4, idBacOlea1, whole genome shotgun sequence:
- the bin3 gene encoding 7SK snRNA methylphosphate capping enzyme bin3, protein METRSKDACQTAAADSTTAISVNSENCVDSTTTQRQQQIGVNSAPQQQQQVSSSTSTAPKTRSPTPPNNGNNNNAANNKTKPTQQQQQQQYHQFRAPQQFVRHRRATAPATLLNKKGKTWNKRQQRGAKLQQQQLQQHMLQGGNVVGVGGGAGVDAVVTVASAAATAQSKADLENIQNFKNQLGGHHYYPHAGGAVGGGGGHRGVGGANAVGGGGSVGAATGAAGVSGNGLPPPAIANLEKLGYGHGHMKMYKKLLAHRGTGGHHHHVLCAGAAHNTIGGNANTTCCLVNGCNGGHPNGKDTANGSTNSSQSGSAASSLHFCCTRSKFFLPDKRVRKETIIPPTKFLLGGNISDPLNLNSLQNENSNASSNNNTPATTPRQSPITTPPKVEVIIPPNIRDPLHLLDPVDSMEYEKQLTSPMKRSGTRGGHAHHHSAKHRHRKNRKSKRRRHDSYQSSVGSASIGDSDTTALTNSTMPTEAGSVSLTALSLATTLSVASLLESSASLGESVNNNVSTACKSAPMVVSTCENAPAGYQQQQQMLEERDECEILETAAEGKTSVTVEHFERRKSKSTSPVKQQQHVNIVNSTFSGTPNVAGETLQSVGEPQTASGTLATATKAGVEVVGGAAAGGVGGDIVIGGAGVGALLLPRERANRDLRLELNSTTLSSASGSTCGNAMAGLSGHGALAGMGIGGGRKRKISESNNSQKNKKFHRDAMDKIVSPVVPQPGAWKRPPRLAATGARKPTRRSTSISETDVLSPADEAKSLLSEADMLRVETPDFSKLETISEVGLASPLSTTSGATSVAAGEQESLMDTSGGENSTTMPSEDGITAASAAAKSSANVSASSTAIMPLTKMPNFRADGVKYQYGNYDRYVGLRHLNELVDVRLQVFQRHLELFQNKDILDIGCNVGHMTITVARNFAPKSILGIDIDRKLVARARHNLGLYVLIPPESAVKPSTSTPLNKASDLVAGCVKKEDQKTAVKEEKLTTGSVVGKIKTETASTKDTANAESGKAAATSADASTKRAKKTRRRKKHVSSQQQAQQQLQHYPQFHHHHHHHHHHHHHMHHMHHHHHNHYQQQQLQALHVPATDLFPVSFPLSYGGIPTVTAAAANAHDTHSPSASTNTPGHGSNATPASSGGAANRKRKNDFPRNVFFRHQNYVLEDEAQLANDTQQYDLILCLSVTKWIHLNFGDAGLKLAFKRMFNQLRPGGKLILEAQNWASYKKKKNLTPEIYNNYRNIEFFPNKFHEYLLSSEVGFSHSYTLGVPRHLSKGFCRPIQLYAKGDYTPNHVRWSDAYYPQTPFEAYRGIYATMPPRPAGLATYAMSSTRSQAYDTPHYTGGTSGPYSCRQTPMYQPIYNPLETDSYLPSYDMEYLNHMYVFASPLYQTVWSPPASLRNSSSHTPVFGSVREAELDGDGGGSGGGGSYHRHVYPPNEDTSSPNANTGGAFSSIRDADTDDSNQLPAGRMQHVYATNCGESSSSPQVQHNNDSDALVEEALSLDDEQHVTQPVAVAGSGGSANVVSASNGELSGAGGGALGPEASQHYCDLNDA, encoded by the exons ATGGAAACGCGCAGTAAGGACGCTTGTCAAACGGCAGCTGCCGATTCCACAACAGCAATTAGTGTAAACAGTGAGAATTGTGTGGATTCGACCACAAcgcaacggcaacaacaaatcGGCGTCAACAGCGCaccacaacagcagcagcaagtgAGCAGCAGCACCAGCACCGCGCCGAAAACGCGCTCACCAACGCCACCaaacaatggcaacaacaacaatgcagcaAATAATAAGACAAAAccaacacagcaacaacaacagcagcaatatcATCAATTCCGCGCGCCACAACAGTTTGTGCGCCATCGTCGCGCCACCGCTCCGGCCACGCTGCTCAACAAGAAGGGCAAAACATGGAACAAGCGACAACAGCGTGGTGCCaaactacagcaacaacaactgcaacagcaTATGCTACAAGGTGGCAATGTCGTCGGTGTCGGTGGTGGCGCTGGCGTTGATGCCGTTGTAACGGTCGCGTCTGCGGCAGCAACCGCTCAAAGTAAAGCCGACCTCGAGAATATACAGAATTTCAAAAATCAGCTTGGCGGTCATCATTACTATCCGCATGCTGGCGGCGCTGTCGGCGGCGGTGGGGGACATCGTGGCGTGGGTGGCGCGAATGCTGTAGGTGGCGGTGGCAGTGTTGGCGCCGCTACTGGTGCAGCTGGTGTATCGGGCAATGGCTTGCCACCGCCCGCCATAGCTAACCTAGAAAAACTGGGTTACGGCCATGGTCACATGAAAATGTACAAAAAGCTGCTGGCGCATAG GGGCACCGGCGGCCATCATCATCACGTGCTTTGCGCTGGCGCGGCACACAACACCATCGGAGGCAATGCAAACACGACTTGTTGCCTCGTAAACGGCTGCAATGGCGGCCATCCAAATGGCAAGGACACTGCCAATGGCAGCACAAATAGCTCACAATCTGGCAGTGCTGCCAGCTCACTGCACTTCTGTTGCACACGATCGAAATTCTTCTTGCCGGACAAGCGAGTACGCAAAGAGACCATCATACCGCCTACCAAATTCTTACTCGGCGGCAATATTTCCGATCCGCTCAACTTGAATTCGCTGCAGAATGAAAATTCGAATGCTTCGTCGAACAATAATACGCCGGCGACCACGCCACGTCAATCGCCAATCACAACACCACCCAAAGTGGAGGTCATCATACCGCCCAATATACGTGATCCATTGCATTTGCTCGATCCCGTCGATTCCATGGAATATGAGAAGCAACTAACATCACCGATGAAGCGCAGCGGCACACGTGGCGGACACGCACACCATCACAGCGCTAAGCATCGTCATCGCAAGAATCGTAAGAGTAAGCGCCGCCGTCACGACTCTTATCAGTCATCTGTGGGTAGCGCCTCCATTGGCGACAGCGACACAACCGCGCTGACCAACAGCACAATGCCCACTGAAGCTGGTAGCGTTAGCTTAACTGCGCTTTCATTAGCCACAACGCTTTCTGTCGCTTCGCTGCTAGAGAGTAGCGCGTCATTGGGAGAGAGTGTCAACAACAATGTGAGCACCGCGTGCAAAAGCGCTCCAATGGTGGTGAGCACATGCGAGAATGCGCCAGCTGGTtatcaacagcagcagcaaatgcTGGAAGAGCGCGATGAGTGCGAAATTTTGGAGACCGCCGCTGAGGGCAAAACGAGCGTCACTGTGGAACATTTTGAGCGGCGAAAGAGCAAAAGCACATCGCcagtaaaacaacaacagcacgtCAACATTGTGAACTCAACATTCTCTGGAACACCAAACGTTGCCGGCGAAACATTGCAAAGCGTTGGAGAGCCACAAACAGCAAGTGGCACACTTGCTACAGCAACAAAGGCTGGTGTGGAGGTAGTGGGAGGCGCTGCTGCTGGTGGTGTTGGCGGCGATATTGTTATCGGTGGCGCTGGTGTGGGCGCTTTGTTGTTGCCGCGTGAGCGCGCCAATCGAGATTTGCGTTTGGAATTGAATTCAACAACATTGTCGAGTGCGAGCGGCAGCACGTGCGGCAACGCAATGGCCGGGCTGAGCGGGCACGGTGCGCTCGCTGGCATGGGCATTGGTGGCGGAAGGAAACGCAAGATAAGCGAGAGCAATAATTCGCAGAAGAACAAG AAATTCCACCGCGATGCCATGGATAAGATTGTCAGTCCCGTGGTACCGCAACCTGGCGCCTGGAAGCGTCCGCCGCGTCTCGCAGCTACTGGTGCGCGCAAGCCAACGCGTCGCTCGACATCAATCAGCGAAACAGATGTGCTAAGCCCAGCGGATGAAGCCAAATCGTTACTTAGCGAAG CTGATATGTTGCGCGTTGAGACGCCTGACTTCAGTAAACTCGAAACAATTTCCGAAGTGGGACTCGCCAGCCCATTAAGCACCACCTCCGGCGCCACCTCGGTTGCTGCGGGCGAACAAGAGTCGTTGATGGACACAAGCGGCGGAGAGAATTCCACCACAATGCCGAGCGAGGATGGAATAACGGCTGCCTCCGCTGCAGCAAAAAGCAGCGCAAATGTCTCAGCCAGCTCGACTGCTATTATGCCGCTAACAAAAATGCCGAACTTCCGTGCCGACGGCGTTAAGTATCAGTATGGCAATTACGATCGCTACGTGGGACTGCGTCACCTCAACGAGCTGGTGGATGTGCGGCTGCAAGTGTTTCAGCGTCACTTGGAACTCTTCCAAAATAAAGACATACTGGATATCGGTTGCAATGTGGGTCATATGACAATCACAGTGGCGCGCAACTTTGCGCCCAAATCCATATTGGGCATCGATATCGATAGAAAGTTGGTAGCACGTGCGCGACACAATCTCGGCTTATACGTGCTCATACCGCCAGAGTCTGCGGTCAAACCGTCGACAAGCACGCCATTAAATAAAGCGTCAGATTTGGTCGCCGGATGTGTTAAAAAGGAAGACCAAAAAACTGCGGTGAAAGAAGAGAAGTTGACTACCGGTAGCGTTGTGGGCAAAATAAAGACAGAAACTGCCAGCACAAAAGACACTGCCAACGCCGAGAGTGGCAAAGCAGCAGCCACCTCAGCTGACGCCAGCACAAAAAGAGCGAAAAAGACGCGTCGTCGCAAAAAGCACGTGTCGTCGCAACAGcaggcacaacaacaactacaacattaTCCACAATTCCATCAccaccatcatcatcatcatcatcatcaccatcatatGCATCACATGCACCATCATCATCACAATcattaccaacaacaacaactgcaagcaTTGCATGTACCTGCCACTGATTTATTTCCCGTGTCATTTCCACTGTCATATGGTGGCATACCAACAGTCACAGCTGCCGCCGCTAACGCGCACGACACACATTCGCCCAGCGCGTCCACCAATACGCCTGGCCATGGTAGTAATGCCACACCGGCCAGCAGTGGCGGCGCCGCAAATCGTAAGCGTAAAAATGACTTTCCACGCAACGTTTTCTTTCGTCATCAGAATTATGTGTTGGAAGACGAGGCGCAGCTGGCAAATGACACGCAGCAATATGATCTCATACTGTGTTTATCGGTGACCAAGTGGATACACTTGAATTTCGGCGATGCCGGCCTGAAGTTGGCCTTTAAACGAATGTTCAACCAGCTGCGACCTGGAGGCAAGCTGATACTGGAGGCGCAGAATTGGGCAAGctacaagaagaagaagaatttgACG CCCGAAATTTACAACAACTACCGCAACATTGAGTTCTTTCCCAACAAATTTCACGAGTATTTACTCAGCTCTGAGGTCGGCTTCAGTCACAGCTACACGCTGGGTGTGCCGCGGCACTTAAGCAAAGGCTTTTGTCGTCCAATacag TTGTACGCTAAAGGCGACTACACACCGAACCATGTACGCTGGAGTGATGCCTACTACCCACAGACGCCGTTTGAAGCTTATCGTGGCATTTACGCCACAATGCCACCACGTCCTGCGGGTCTAGCCACGTATGCCATGTCATCGACACGCAGTCAGGCATATGATACGCCGCACTACACGGGTGGCACCTCCGGCCCGTATAGCTGCCGTCAAACACCCATGTACCAGCCCATTTACAATCCATTGGAGACCGATTCCTACTTACCCTCCTACGATATGGAATACCTAAACCACATGTATGTGTTTGCCTCACCGCTCTATCAGACCGTGTGGTCGCCACCCGCCAGCTTGCGTAACAGCTCTTCACACACGCCCGTCTTCGGTAGCGTACGCGAGGCCGAATTGGATGGTGATGGGGGCGGTAGTGGTGGCGGCGGTAGTTATCATCGTCACGTATATCCACCAAATGAAGATACATCATCGCCAAATGCGAATACCGGCGGTGCTTTCAGCTCGATACGCGATGCGGATACGGATGATTCGAATCAGTTGCCAGCTGGTCGCATGCAACATGTGTATGCGACGAATTGTGGTGAGAGTTCATCGTCGCCGCAGGTGCAGCACAACAACGATTCGGATGCGTTGGTGGAGGAGGCTCTGTCGTTGGACGATGAGCAGCACGTAACGCAGCCGGTGGCGGTTGCGGGCAGCGGCGGTAGTGCGAATGTTGTGAGCGCTTCCAATGGCGAGTTGTCAGGCGCAGGTGGTGGTGCTCTTGGACCGGAAGCCAGTCAGCATTACTGTGATTTAAATGATGCTTaa